The sequence TATATCAGTTTTTGGAACTTGAACTAGGAATTTATGGTGTTTTTACAGCTGATGGTACTGGTCGATGATGCTGGAGAGGCGTATTCGCGCATTAACCATTCGCCTTGGAATGGATGCACATTAGCTGATTTTGTAATGCCCTTTTTCCTCTTCATCGTTGGTGTTGCCGTAGCTCTTGCCCTTAAGGTACAATATAATGTATATGTTACAATCTTTAGTGCAAGGCCGGATTCCagaatttagattttttttcattCGAGGGCTGAGGGCTATTATCGCTCATATCCCCTTATTCAGACAGTCCTGCTCTCAAATTGGATCAAACCTTAATTTTTGCAGAGAATTGCAGAGATTAGTTATGCAGTAAGAAAGATAACTTTGAGGACGTTAAAGCTTCTGTTCTGGGGAATTCTGCTACAAGGTGTTGATTGAGTTCTATACTTATCTTTCTTTGAGCACAAAACAAACCTCACATTCGGTAATAAACGTTTGATATGAGGTTGAATACAGTTCGAGTTTGAATTCCAGAAATCGAAAAAAGGGCATGTTTAATATTTGTCATTTTATGACCTGCAGGAGGATACTCTCATGCACCAAATGATCTGGTTTATGGTGTCGACATGAAGCAGATTCGATGGTGTGGCATTCTTCAGGTTCGAGCGTTCAATCGTTTTTCATAAACTCGTGTGTTAAAGATACAAAACGGCTATGGAAATGAAAAAGAAATCCAAAAACTCCAGCCTTATGTGTTGTATGTACAAATGGGAACAGAGAATAGCTTTGGTCTACTTCATTGTGGCTTTAATAGAGACCTTCACCACCAAGGTCAGACCAACGAGCCAAAACCTCGACCATCTCTCGATTTTCACCGCATACAAATGGCAATGGTAAGCTAAGTCTTGAATGTATCATATCTTTTTCTGTACTACAATGAAGCAACAGATTGACATTTGTTTCGGTTTTAGGATTGGAGGGTTCACTGCATTTATTATCTACATGGTGACATTATTCAGTCTATATGTTCCAGACTGGAGTTTCTCAGCGCAAAACGGTGACAAAATCGAGAGATACACTGTAAAAACACCACCATTTTCTGTACTACATGTTTATATCTCAGTAAACATGAATTACAAAATTTTCTACATTTTTTTAGGTAAAATGTGGGATGAGAGGACATTTGGGACCGGCGTGCAATGCAGTTGGGTATGTTGATCGACAAGTTTGGGGTGTTAATCATCTGTACACTCATCCGGTTTGGGCACGTTTAAGGGTCGGTTCTTAAAAACAGAAAACAAATTCTTAGTTCATTATTTCCCAAGAATTTCAATGATAATGTTGCATTTCATGAGTTCCGTTTTCATGGATATATAATGAGAAAATATGCAGGCTTGTACGCTTAGTTCTCCTAGTTCTGGTTCGTTTCGTGAAGATGCCCCCACATGGTGTCGCGCTCCATTCGAGCCTGAAGGCCTTTTAAGGTTGCGATCCTTCTTGATTCTAATGCTGGTTCATCTTCTTAGGCACGTGATGtcgagaaaattttatatttttttcgtttttttgcAGCTCAATTTCAGCAATCATGTCTGGTACTGTTGGCATTCACTATGGGCATGTCTTGATTCATTTCGAGGtaaatttctttggtaataCTACTATATATTTCGAAATGGAAAATTATATGAAGATCAATGGCTTAGTATGTAAAAACAGATGGATTCACTATGCAGGGGCATGCTGAGAGACTGAAGCAATGGATTTCAATGGGGGTTGTTTTGCTAGCATTAGCCTGTATTTTTCATTTTACAGATGGTAAGAAAAAGGATATTCTGAAATTTTACATCGATCGGACGATCAAATTTCaataattcaagaaaaaatttcattaattttctTGCAGCTATTCCTATCAACAAGCAGCTCTATAGTTTTAGCTATGTTTGTTTCACTGCGGGTGCAGCTGGAATCGTATTCTCTGCCTTCTACATACTGGTAAATATATTGTTaggataaaaatataattagtcCTTTACTTCTTTCGTCTTTTTGATGATATGGGAGTCATAAAATGAAGTCAGATTGCCATTCAAAATCCGATCACTTCGAATGGAATGAATCCAAAccctttttgaaaattttaacagATTGACATATGGGGACTTAGAATGCCGTTCTTGTTCTTGGAGTGGATCGGTATGAATGCAATGCTGGTTTTCGTGATGGCTGCTGAAGGAATTTTCGCAGCATTTATAAATGGATGGTATTTCAAGAATCCAGATAACAATCTGGTAAGTTTGTCTCTATAATATATTGcaacaaattttgatattttatgttgCAAGctataaatatcaaattttttgttggtttttgtCAGGTGAATTGGATTCAGAAGCATGTTTTCATTGATGTGTGGAAAAGTGAGAGGCTGGGGACTCTTTTGTATGTAATATTTGCCGAAATTACCTTCTGGGCTGTGGTTTCTGGGATACTGCATAAATTGCGCATATACTGGAAATTGTAAGGCATATTAATTGTTTTTAGACATATTAAATACTCAAGTATATTGAAAATCCCTACCAATGTCCAAAAATTAAgcttgtagatggatcccaaaCAATCAGCAAGAAACTAACTAACTTGGGTGTATTTATTTCTTTGTGATTTTGTTtttctatattatcaaatttaaatgttagtCATGTATATTCCAAATTTTTgctattttagtaatttttcatTGCAGTATTGATATGTCATTACACATGTCAGTGTTACATGATCGTCGTATTGGTGTCACATAAGCATCACGTCAGAAAAATGATCAAATTTGCCAAGAATACATAGATAGTAGACTAAGATTGATATTTGATCGAGAATGTTGTTATTAACACTGCAAATATTATTTCTCACTCCACTTTTATCATTTATTCTCTTGACTTAAAATTTGTCCCACTTAATTACTACTCTTTTTTATTTGTCTAAAATGACCTTTCATTATTATACTAGCCATTGACTTTTCCTAATCCATTTCCAAGATTTTAGTTACACGATTTTTCATTCTTCCCATTTTCTCACTTGATATATTTTGcaacggaaaaaaaaaatttcttctctTCCAAAATTTAGAGATCATCGATTAATTAAGTAgattaaacaataaaattaataatttcaaaaGACATcgaatgattaattttttattaagagTGTTATAATTCTGTCATCAACTGTGATTATTTTCTCTCCGAACCCTTTGTTACTATTTATTTTTGCTTTTAGAGCGATTTTTTGCAGTTCATTCATTCAACCCAAGATATTTTCGAAAaacttttattcaaaaatttccatgatatgatatttttgtttaCAATTCAACTAAATTAATCTTTTGTGCAAGATTAATTGATAAACATACACTAAACTTAAATTGTTGAAAGTAAATTAAAGCCTCGTATACTAGTATGctaaatagaaaatgaaataattaGTACAGTGTATGAAcaagattaataaaaaaaattgtgtaagatgtttgattggaaaaaatttggcattttaatttatttttatgttttgatagcTATATGAGTAAATTAttgtaatttttataataaatcgttttataaaatacatataaaaacGAATATTGCATTAAACAGAAAACTTTAAAGTTGgatgatatgatttttttttttaaacaattgtaaAGGAAGAACAACTGAGAACGAGAAAATTGGAAATTGTATGATTGAAATCTCAGAAATATAATAGGTAAAAAAAGATTTCAGTAAAAAGTGAAGGTGAGttaggtaaaaaaaataaaataaatatagacatgGACTAGCCATTATTGGGCCATATATGTAATCtaagttttcaaatatttagaaAGACCTCACAATTTTGAgagaattaaattaaaagtgtTGTCCCGATTTCAGAGTCCGCATCCACCGATCCTCGTTTTAGAggaggtctcttgtgagacgaNGGATGAAGTTCAAAGAAAATCACTGACCTTTTTTggattttgtattattttacatatttccggcagaataatttattttacatgatttgaaattaaaaaacattGTAAGAGACGAAAACATAAATCTCGATTTCATGGTGAAtaatttttatctcaaattatGCGTGATGCTTGCTGATTTGGCGCAACCGACGAGATTTTACAGATCGTTCATTTTTATTCGTAAATAATACTCAAATTGcgtaaataaaaagaaaatacaaaCCATTAATGAAAAAACCCCAAGAAAATAATGCGACAACATGAGAATGGAGACTGGCTTGACTTCACAACTAATCAAATGTGACTTGTCCNtttttttttttttttttttttttaaataattgtccTCGTTCTTTAGTGTGAGGTGGGGGGGTGGGAttcaaatatatgtttttttttaaaataattgtccTCGTTCTTTAGTGTGAGGTGGGGGGGTGGGATTCAAATATATGCAATTATTAAAATGTAATTGACAAGACATTCCTTGCTTCTTTTCTTGAGTGGTCATTGTTACATATTAAATTCACTAGCTAATTAATCAAATTGTTACCAAAT comes from Primulina huaijiensis isolate GDHJ02 chromosome 2, ASM1229523v2, whole genome shotgun sequence and encodes:
- the LOC140971217 gene encoding uncharacterized protein, which encodes MEDPRNLEEGFGARTDFENEKKDDHKHVYGEKNDARTSGVHDISNEIEPRSVETSDLKTEEQKVEQLLLKQKTKRVATLDAFRGLTIVLMVLVDDAGEAYSRINHSPWNGCTLADFVMPFFLFIVGVAVALALKRIAEISYAVRKITLRTLKLLFWGILLQGGYSHAPNDLVYGVDMKQIRWCGILQRIALVYFIVALIETFTTKVRPTSQNLDHLSIFTAYKWQWIGGFTAFIIYMVTLFSLYVPDWSFSAQNGDKIERYTVKCGMRGHLGPACNAVGYVDRQVWGVNHLYTHPVWARLRACTLSSPSSGSFREDAPTWCRAPFEPEGLLSSISAIMSGTVGIHYGHVLIHFEGHAERLKQWISMGVVLLALACIFHFTDAIPINKQLYSFSYVCFTAGAAGIVFSAFYILIDIWGLRMPFLFLEWIGMNAMLVFVMAAEGIFAAFINGWYFKNPDNNLVNWIQKHVFIDVWKSERLGTLLYVIFAEITFWAVVSGILHKLRIYWKL